In a genomic window of Dyadobacter fermentans DSM 18053:
- a CDS encoding Lrp/AsnC family transcriptional regulator, with translation MHNLDDIDAKILHLLQQDATLKTRELSEKLNLSYTPVYERVRRLEKEGIIKKYVALVDREKVGKKLMAFCNIALKEHSKVMGEKFVKAVSAMSEVMECFNISGDYDFLLKVVVDDMSQYQQFLMQKLGSLENIGSTHSLFVMGEIKNSSALEMLPSKK, from the coding sequence ATGCATAATCTGGACGATATTGACGCCAAAATCCTGCATTTGCTGCAACAGGACGCTACTTTGAAAACACGTGAACTGTCGGAAAAGTTGAACCTCTCCTACACGCCCGTGTACGAACGCGTGCGACGGTTGGAAAAGGAAGGGATTATCAAAAAATACGTTGCGCTGGTGGACCGCGAGAAGGTAGGCAAAAAGCTCATGGCCTTCTGCAACATTGCCTTGAAGGAGCATTCGAAGGTGATGGGCGAAAAGTTTGTGAAGGCGGTGTCGGCAATGAGTGAGGTGATGGAATGCTTTAATATCTCCGGCGATTACGATTTTTTGCTGAAAGTGGTGGTCGATGATATGTCGCAATACCAGCAGTTTTTAATGCAAAAGCTGGGTTCGCTGGAAAACATCGGTAGCACGCACAGCCTGTTTGTCATGGGCGAGATCAAAAACTCGTCGGCCCTGGAAATGCTGCCTTCAAAAAAATAA